AGCTCGTTCGCCATCACGCCGGGGAGGCCCTCGACGTGGGCGATGCCGTCAGCGGCGTCGACCACGGTGCCGACCTCGGTCTTCTCCGCCTGGGCCGGCTCGTACGACGCTGCGAAGTCATTCAGCGCGTCGCGGATCTCGTCCGGGCTGATTGAGAGTTCTGCCATTTCGTTTCCTCTGTCTGATCCGGAAGCGCCGCCCCCGGGGTGAAAAGTTGTGCCCTATACTGCGAGCTGCTGTCGGAGGTCATCGAGGCGGGCGCGAACGCTGCCGTCGATCACGTCGTCGGCGATCTGGATGCGCACGCCGCCGATGAGCTCGGGGTCGATGACCGTCGTGATCTTCACCGGACGGCCTGCCGACTGCTCGAGCGCGCGGGCGAGCCGCTCCTGCTGAGCCGCCGAGAGCGGGGCCGCCACCGTGACGGTCGCGAGATCGCTGCCGTTCTGGTCGGCGGCGATACGAGCGGCGCTGCGGAGCGAGGCGTCGAGCCTGCGGCCGCGCGGGTTCGCGACGAGGTGGCTCACGACCGCGACCGTGGAGGCCGAGGCCTTGCCCTCGAGCAGGCGCTGCACGAGCCGAACCTTGCCGGCCGGATCGGCGAGCTTGCTGCCGAGGCTGAGCTGGAGCTCGTGGTTGCGGTCGACCAGATCGGCGACCGCGAGCAGATCGTCGGAGAGCGCCGGGTTGGCGAGGCCCTCGGCTCGCAGGCCGAGCTCCTCGACACCGGCGACGAACTCGTCGACGTTCGACCAGCGCGCCTCGACGGCGGCGGTGAGCACGGAGCGCGCGTCAGCGGTGAGCCCGCCGAAGAGCCGTGCCACGACCTGCCCCTTCGCCTCAGCGCTCGCCGAGGCGTCGCCGAGTGCCGAGGCAAGCGCGGGGCTCTCGGCGATCCGATCCGCGACCTGCAGCAGTTCGCCGCCGGTCGCCGGGTCGATTCCCGCCCGCAGCGCGGTGCGCGCCTGGGCCAGTGCTTCGCGTGACGCGCTTCCCATCAGTTCGCCGCCTTCTCGGATGCCTCGAGATCGGCGAGGAAGCGATCGACGAGCGCCGACGCCTTCTGGTCGTCGGTGAGGGTCTCACCGACCACGCTCGAAGCGAGGCCGAGGGCCAGCGAGCCGACGTCCTTGCGCAGCGAGACCACGGCGCTCTGGCGCTCGGCCTCGATCTGCGCCTGGGCGGCCTGCGCGATGCGGGCCTGCTCGGCGTGAGCCTCTTCGCGGGCCTTCGCGCGGATCTTGTCACCGTCGGCGCGGGCGTCCTCGCGGATCACGCCGGCCTCTTCGCGAGCGCTGGCGAGCTGCGCGGTGTACTCCTGCAGCGCGGCCTCCGCCTTCGCCTGAGCCTCGTCGGCCTTGGCGATGTTGCCTTCGATGGCCTCGGCGCGAGCGTCGAGCATCGCCTGCATCTTGGGAAGGAAGACCTTCCAGAATGCGATGAGCAGGATGACGAAGATGACTGCCGACCATACGATGTCGTACGTCGCGGGGAGCAGCGGGTTGTGGTCCGCGGTCTCAGCAGCAACAACGATTGTGTTGATCATCGCTGCCTCCTCTCATGTCAGGTTACGAAACGTTGTGTAAGGGGAACGTTTCTTAGTAGCCGAACATGTAGGCGGTACCGATGCCCACGAACGCGAGGGCCTCGGTGAAGGCGATACCGATCCACATCAGCACCTGCAGACGACCGGCGAGCTCGGGCTGACGAGCGACGCCCTCGATCGTCTTGCCGACGACGATGCCCACGCCGATGGCGGGGCCGATGGCGGCGAGACCGTAACCGACGGTGGCGATGCTACCCGAAACTTGAGCGAGAACAGACACAGTATGTGTTTCCTTCCGTGTGTTGAGTGCGGCGGTTGCCGAACCCGGGTTGGTTTAGTGCTCTTCAGCCAGCGCGAGCTGGATGTAGACAGCGGTGAGAAGCGTGAAGACGTAGGCCTGCAGCACGGCGACGAGGATCTCGAAGAGCGTGAAGGCGAAGCCGAAGCCGAAGGTAAAGACGCCGAGCACCGGGAAGAACCCGCCGGCGTACAGGATGAAGAAGTTGGTCGCCGCGAAGAAGAGCACGAGCAGCATGTGGCCGACCATCATGTTCATCAGCAGACGGAGCGTGAGCGTGACGGGCCGGATCACGAAGGTCGAGATGAACTCGATGGGCGTGACGATGATGTAGATCGGCTTGGGCACGCCGGCCGGGAAGAGCGAGTTCTTGAAGAAGTTCTTCGGGCTCTTCTTGATGCCCGCGTAGATGAAGGTGAAGTACGAGACCACGGCGAGCACGAGCGGCGTGCCGATCACCGCGGTGCCGGCGACGTTGAGGCCGGGCACGATGCCCGTGACGTTGAACGCCAGGATCATGAAGAACATCGCGCTCAGGATCGGCAGGAAGCGACGTCCGTCGACCTTGCCGAGCAGATCCTCGGCGATGTTGACGCGCACGAAGTCGAGCGCCATCTCGGTGAGGGACTGGCCGCGGGTCGGGATCACGCGCATCTTGCGGGTGCCGAGCCAGAAGAGCAGCAGCACGAGAAGCGCCATCACCACGCGGATGATCATGATGCGGTTCATCTCGAAGGGGGTGCCTTCGAACAGCACGGCATCGGGGAAGAACTCCGCGATCGACGGCGGGTGGAATTCACCCTCTTCCGCGGTAAAGACAATAGGGGCCACGAGTTGCACAGCGTTAGCGAACAGCGCCATTCTCCTGATTCGGGGTGCAGGTCAGAACTGCACAACGGCGAACGATGGTCGTGCCCCCAGTGCTCACAGGCATACGCATAGCGCGTCCCGGCTGGGAACTCTTCAATCCTAGCAAGGTTTTCTACTCAGATGAAACCGAACGGAGCGGGCGGGGTCTCGGATCACACCGAGCCGGAGATGATCGGGATGCGCGACCGCGTCACCACGATCACGTCGAGCACGAGCGAGACGAGGATGCTCGCCATCAGCCCGAAGAACAGGATCTGGGTGTCGAGCCACGGCTGGCCGCGCAGCAGCACGACCGAGACGATGAACGCCACGAACTTCAGCAGCCAGCAGCCGAGCACGATGCCGAAGAAGACGCCGATGTACGAGGGGCTCTCGACGAAGCGGTTCGCGAAGGCGATGCTGCCGACCGTGAGCAGCAGGAAGAAGCCGCCCATGGCGGTGCCGATGAGGCCGCCGACGACGCCCTCGGCGCCCGACACCAGCCAGCCGATGCCAGCGAACGCGGCCATGAGCACGACCGTCGCGATGATCCCCCACCGCAGCGCGCGAAGCAGCACCGGCTGCGACGCAGGCATGGGCCGGGGGCCCTGATCGGGCGTCTCCTGCGGCTCTGGCTGGGTTGCGTCGCTCACTCGGGGATCCTTTCATTCGATTCGCTCCCGGCCGTGCGCTCGGCGCTCGGGGCGTCGACGGGTGATCCCCGCCTCGTCAACGGTACCAACCCCCGCTGGGCGAAGCGTGCGCGCACGCGCACCGCGGGGAAGAGCAGCAGCAGCACGCAGGCCGCCCCGCCCGCCACGAGCACCACGACCGGCAGCACCCAGCTCTGCATCGTGAAGACGAGCAGCACCGCCACCGACAGCACCGCGGTGCCGAGGTAGAAGATGAGCACCGCCTGCAGCGGCGAGTGGCCCATGTCGAGCAGGCGGTGATGCAGGTGCTGGCGATCCGCCGTGAATGGGCTCTTGCCCGCCTTCAGCCGCCGCACCACCGCCAGCGAGAAGTCCGCGAGCGGCAGAGCGAGCACCGCGATGGGCAGGATGATCGGGATGTAGCTCGCGAGCACCAGCTTCTGGTCGAGCGCGGCCGGGTTGAGCTGACCCGTGACCGAGACCGTCGAAGTCGCCATGAGCAGCCCCACCAGCAGCGCGCCCGTGTCGCCCATAAACATGCGGGCTCGATGCCAGTTGAAGGGCAGGAAGCCGACGCAGATCCCCACGACCACGATGCCGATGAAGCTCGCGAACACGACCGAGTCGACCCGGCCGATCTGCTCGTTCAGCAGGCGGGTGTAGATGAAGAAGAGCGAGTTCGCGATGATCGCGACGCCCGCGACGAGGCCGTCGAGGCCGTCGACGAAGTTGACCGCGTTCATCACGAGCGTGATGAGGAACACCGTGATCACGAAGTTGACCGCGGGCGAGCCGACGATCAGGGTGTCGCCGAACGGCAGCGAGACGATCTGCACCCCGTTCCACGCGAGCAGGCCCGCCGCCGCGAGCTGCGCGGCGAGCTTCACCATCCAGTCGAGGTCGAGCAGGTCGTCGAGGATCCCGACCACCGCGATCATGGCGCACGCCCCGAGCAGCGCCCACATCTCGGGGCCGCGCGCGAACAGCGGCGAGAACTCCGGCTGCGCGCCCGCCACCGCGAACGCCGCGAGCACCCCCGCGAACATGGCGATGCCGCCGAGCCGCGGCGTCGGCGTGCGGTGCACGTCGCGGTCGCGCACCGCGGGGGCGAGCCGGTAGCGGCGGCTCAGCTGCAGCACCGCGTACGACGCGACGGCGGTCACGAGCACTGCGACCGCCGCGACCACCAGGTAGGGCGCCATCTCGATCCCCCGGTCCCCGATCAGTCCGCGAAGGTCGCCTGCGGCAGCACCTCGGCGAGGGCCTCCCGGCTCACGCCGCCCTGGCGCAGGATGCGCAGCTCGCCGCCCTCCTCGGTGAGGCCGGTCGCGTCGATGATCGTCGAGGCCACGCCGTCGCCCGGCGCCTCCCCGGCCTCCAGGTAGACCTCGACCGAGTCGCCGAGCATCTCGTGCGCGGCGGCCGCGGTGCGCGCCGCGGGCTGCCCGGTGAGATTGGCCGACGACACCGCGAGCGGGCCCGTCTCCTGCAGCAGCTCGAGCGCGAGCGGCTGATCCGGAATTCGCAGCGCGACCGTGCCGCCGGTGTCTCCGAGATCCCAGCTCAGCGAGGGGTTCGCACGGGTGATG
The genomic region above belongs to Leucobacter muris and contains:
- a CDS encoding F0F1 ATP synthase subunit delta, translating into MGSASREALAQARTALRAGIDPATGGELLQVADRIAESPALASALGDASASAEAKGQVVARLFGGLTADARSVLTAAVEARWSNVDEFVAGVEELGLRAEGLANPALSDDLLAVADLVDRNHELQLSLGSKLADPAGKVRLVQRLLEGKASASTVAVVSHLVANPRGRRLDASLRSAARIAADQNGSDLATVTVAAPLSAAQQERLARALEQSAGRPVKITTVIDPELIGGVRIQIADDVIDGSVRARLDDLRQQLAV
- a CDS encoding F0F1 ATP synthase subunit B, with product MINTIVVAAETADHNPLLPATYDIVWSAVIFVILLIAFWKVFLPKMQAMLDARAEAIEGNIAKADEAQAKAEAALQEYTAQLASAREEAGVIREDARADGDKIRAKAREEAHAEQARIAQAAQAQIEAERQSAVVSLRKDVGSLALGLASSVVGETLTDDQKASALVDRFLADLEASEKAAN
- the atpE gene encoding ATP synthase F0 subunit C encodes the protein MSVLAQVSGSIATVGYGLAAIGPAIGVGIVVGKTIEGVARQPELAGRLQVLMWIGIAFTEALAFVGIGTAYMFGY
- the atpB gene encoding F0F1 ATP synthase subunit A gives rise to the protein MALFANAVQLVAPIVFTAEEGEFHPPSIAEFFPDAVLFEGTPFEMNRIMIIRVVMALLVLLLFWLGTRKMRVIPTRGQSLTEMALDFVRVNIAEDLLGKVDGRRFLPILSAMFFMILAFNVTGIVPGLNVAGTAVIGTPLVLAVVSYFTFIYAGIKKSPKNFFKNSLFPAGVPKPIYIIVTPIEFISTFVIRPVTLTLRLLMNMMVGHMLLVLFFAATNFFILYAGGFFPVLGVFTFGFGFAFTLFEILVAVLQAYVFTLLTAVYIQLALAEEH
- a CDS encoding MraY family glycosyltransferase; the encoded protein is MAPYLVVAAVAVLVTAVASYAVLQLSRRYRLAPAVRDRDVHRTPTPRLGGIAMFAGVLAAFAVAGAQPEFSPLFARGPEMWALLGACAMIAVVGILDDLLDLDWMVKLAAQLAAAGLLAWNGVQIVSLPFGDTLIVGSPAVNFVITVFLITLVMNAVNFVDGLDGLVAGVAIIANSLFFIYTRLLNEQIGRVDSVVFASFIGIVVVGICVGFLPFNWHRARMFMGDTGALLVGLLMATSTVSVTGQLNPAALDQKLVLASYIPIILPIAVLALPLADFSLAVVRRLKAGKSPFTADRQHLHHRLLDMGHSPLQAVLIFYLGTAVLSVAVLLVFTMQSWVLPVVVLVAGGAACVLLLLFPAVRVRARFAQRGLVPLTRRGSPVDAPSAERTAGSESNERIPE
- a CDS encoding L-threonylcarbamoyladenylate synthase — protein: MAEVFDCSDSSQLLTGMRTARRAIGSGQLVVLPTDTVYGVGADAFTPEAVQRLLDAKGRGRQSPPPVLIPNTSTLAALAAEVASPLTALAEAFWPGPLTIITRANPSLSWDLGDTGGTVALRIPDQPLALELLQETGPLAVSSANLTGQPAARTAAAAHEMLGDSVEVYLEAGEAPGDGVASTIIDATGLTEEGGELRILRQGGVSREALAEVLPQATFAD